In Populus alba chromosome 4, ASM523922v2, whole genome shotgun sequence, the genomic window ATGGTGAGTccattatttttgatatttttagtcaATTCAAGCACTAATATGTTGCGTTTTGGTCTTGACAGGGGAGAAGATACTGAAGGTCCAGAGATGCTTACACAGGGCTTTACTCATTCCTTCTCCATGACATTCGACAAGAAGGAAGACTATGCTGCATTTCAGAGCCATCCTAACCATGTTGAATATTCTGCTGCATTCTCAGCAGCTATTGAGAAAATTGCAGTGCTTTGTTTCCCATATGTTCGTGTTAAGCCAGCTGCATGATCTAAAACTTCTCATCATGATGATTAAAGGCATAAAACTGGTACTTGTATGTGTGTTATAAAGTGTGAAATCATTATGTGTTTGCTTTGTATAATTTTTAGTGGCTGTTTCCTCT contains:
- the LOC118059778 gene encoding stress-response A/B barrel domain-containing protein At5g22580, with the protein product MGEIKHLVVVKFKEGVMIEEIIKGMEKLVSEVDLVKSFEWGEDTEGPEMLTQGFTHSFSMTFDKKEDYAAFQSHPNHVEYSAAFSAAIEKIAVLCFPYVRVKPAA